In Nitratireductor mangrovi, the genomic window CGCGCGCACAGCCGCCTACGACGCCGCAATCTCTGGCTGGTTCGCCGAAACGCTGGCACTCGACGCGCCCGACTACCGGGCCTTCGGTGGCCGGCTCGCCGCCGAGATGCGCTACGGCGAGAACCCGCACCAGTCTGCCGGTTTCTATCGCTCCGGCGAGAAGCGTCACGGGGTCGCGACCGCGCGCCAGGTGCAGGGCAAGCAGCTTTCCTACAACAATATCAACGACACCGATGCGGCCTTCGAACTCGCCGGCGAGTTCGATCCCGCCCGCACCGCCGCGGTGGCGATCATCAAGCACGCCAACCCCTGCGGCGTCGCGGAAGGCGCCGACCTGAAGGAAGCCTACCTGAAGGCGCTCGCCTGCGACCCGGTGTCGGCCTTTGGCGGTATCGTCGCCCTGAACCGCGCGCTCGACGCCGAGGCGGCCGAGGAGATCGTCAAGACCTTCACCGAGGTCATCATCGCGCCGGGCGCAAATCCCGAAGCCGAAGCGGTGATCGCCGCGAAGAAGAACCTGCGCCTGCTCCTGACCGACGGCCTGCCCGACCCGCGTGCCGGCGGCTTGGCGGTCAAGTCGGTCGCCGGCGGCCTTCTCGTTCAGTCGCGCGACAATGCCGTCATCGATGATCTCGACCTGAAGGTGGTGACGCGGCGCGCCCCCGATGCGCGCGAGATGGCCGACCTGAGATTCGCCTTCCGCGTCGCCAAGCACGTCAAGTCCAACGCCATCGTCTATGCCCGCGACCTCGCTACCGTCGGCATCGGCGCCGGGCAGATGAGCCGGGTCGATTCATCGCGCATCGCTGCGCGCAAGGCGCTGGACGCGGCCGAGGCAAAGGGGCTCGCCGAGCCGCTGACGAAAGGCTCGGTCGTGGCCTCGGATGCCTTCTTCCCGTTCGCGGACGGGCTTCTGGCCGCCGTGGAAGCCGGCGCCACCGCCGTCATCCAGCCCGGCGGCTCGATGCGTGACGACGAGGTGATCGCCGCTGCCGACGAGCACGGCATCGCCATGGTCGTCACCGGCATCCGCCATTTCCGGCATTAGAAATACCGCGTCACGACTCCGTGGCGGCGGCCGCGCCCTGATGACGACTCTTGACCCACGGCAGCAGGACAAGACCGAGCGCGAACAAGACGATGATCGGGGTCACGCCGAGCCGCTGCGCATCCTGCGCGGATAGCCCGAACGCTTCCGACGCAAAGAAGCCGGTCGCGACCGCGATTGCCAACGGCCCGATGAAGGTCGTCGCCTTGCCGGAAAGCGCGTAGAGGCCGAAGGCCTCGGTCACGCGCTCGCGCTCGACCTGGTCGACCAGAAGCGTTCGTGAGGAGGCCTGGATCGCACCGCCCGCCGCCCCGATCACGCCGCCGGCGAAATAGAACATGATGTCGGGCAGCCGGCTGCCCTCGCCGCTGGCCGCAACGGTCATGAACAGGATCTCCGTCTTGGTCGTGGAGATGACGAGCAGGCATGACACGGTGAGAAGCACCGCGCAGCAGGCGACGACGAAGCGCGGCCCGAAACGCTGGTCGATGCGCCCGCCGAACCAAGCCCCGACCGCGCCGGTGATGTTGGCGAGGATGCCGAAGATGCCGATCTGGATGATCGACCAGCCGAGCACTCCGGCGGCATAAATCCCGCCGAAGGTGTAGAGCGCGTTAAGCGCGTCGCGGTAGAACATGCTGGAGATCAGGAAGCTGAAATAGCTGCGCTGCGACGGCAGGCTCTTCAACGTTCGCCCGAGCTGGGCAAGCCCCCGCCGCACGGCCCCGGAGGCCGACGCACGCCGCACCACATCCGGCGTGAACAGGAACATCGGCAGCGCGAACACGATGTACCAGATCGCGGTGAACGGACCCGACGCTCGGTCGCCCTCATGCGTGGCCGGATCGAGGCCGAAGATCGGCTCGAGGCCGAGCAGGGTGCGGCCGGTTTCAGGCGAGGCCGACATCAGTCCGAGCACGCAGATGAGCGTGATCAGGCCGCCGACATAACCCAGCCCCCAGGCCGAGCCGGACAGGCGCCCGAGTTCGGAGCGCGGCACAAGGTCTGGCATCATGGCGTTGTTGAAGACCGCGGCGAACTCCATGCCGAAGACGGCGAGCGCAACGAAGAACAGGACCGGACCGATATTCTCCATGCCCGGCACCGCCTGCCAAAGCATGAAGCAACCAACGACCCCCAGCACCGAAAAGAACAGGATCCAGGGCTTGCGGGGCCCGGTGGCGTCGGCGATCGCGCCGAGCACAGGCGAGGAGAGCGCGATCAAGAGCCCGCCGATGCCGGTCGCATAACCCCAGAGTTCCTGCCCGCGCGCGGCATCCGAGGCCACGCTGGCGGCGAAATAGGGCGCAAAGACGAAGGTAATGATCAGCGTGTGAAAGGGTTGCTGGGCCCAGTCGAAGAACATCCAGCCCCAGATACCCCGGCGCGAGGCCCGCCGCTCAACCGCTTCGTCCATGTCCCCTCCGTCGGCACGAACGCCGCGATCAGATATCGGCGAGGTCCGCCATCATGCCGGCCGCGACCGTCAGCCGCGAAAGCGAGAGGTCGCCCCCCTCGGTCAGCGCCTGCAGCCGTTCGCGCGCCCGCGAGACACGCGAACCGCCCGCCTCGATCCAGGCCGCGACGGGATCCTCCGCCTTGTCGTGCCGGCAAAGCGCCGAGACGGCCATGCCCCTGCGCGCCGCGCCGATCATGTCATTGGCACGCGAAAGCGCAAGCCCGTCATAATAGTCGACCGGCGATACCGCGCGCGCGGCGTCCTCGACCCGCGCGATTCGGAAGGCCTCGGTGATGCCGAGATAGGTCCGTGCAGCGCGTTCGAGATCGGCATTGGCGCGCTGCGCCACGAGGTCGATATCCGGCACGATCTCGGCATGGCCGAAATAGGCCAGGATCGCCGCCAGCTTCTCCGGCGCGCCGGCGACGTGGAATTCATGCACGCGTTCAGCAAGGCGTGCCTGCATGAAATCGGGCAGCAGTTCGGCGAATTTCGGCTCCAGGAACCGGCGTGCCTTGCGCAGCTCAGCGATTCGTTCGCCGACGGGCGATACGTTGTCGCCGTTCTTGATCATCCAGGCCGAGGCAGAATGGATCAGCCGGCCGACGGCCTGGTAGAAACCGAGTTGCGCCTCGCCATCGACCTTGTTGTCGAGGGCGTCGATATCGTCGAAGACAGCGTCGAGCTCGAAACCGTCGCGCACGACAACGAAGGCGCCGACTGCTTCGACCGGCGTACAGGCGGTGATGTCCTGCAGGCGACTGACAAAGGACGGACCGCCGCGATTGATGGCGTCATTGGCCAGAAGTGTCGAGATGATCTCGCGACGCAGCCGGTGACCGGCAATCTCGCCCGCATATTTCTTCTCCATCTGTCGGGGGAAATAACTCACGAGATCGTCGGCGAAATGCGGATCGTCCGGCAACCTGCTTTCGACAAGGTCCGCGAACAGCACGATCTTGGCATAAGCGAGCAGCACCCCAAGTTCGGCCCGCGTCAGCGGTTCGCCGCGCGCCGTGCGCTCGGCGATCTGCTGGTCGCCGGGCAGCGTCTCGACCACGCGGTCGAGCAGGCCGCGCGCCTCGAGCGCGGTCATGAAACGGGCCTGGTGCCCGAGGTCGGAGAGCCCGCGCCGCTCCGCGAGCGAGATCGACAGCGTCTGGCGGTAGTTGTTGGTCAGCACCAGTTCCGCGACCTCCTCCGTCATCGAGGCCAAAAGCTTGTTGCGCGCCGGACGCGCCAGCTTGTCCGTGCGCATCGCCGCCGCGAGCGCGATCTTGATGTTGACCTCGACGTCGGACGAATTGACGCCGGCCGAATTGTCGATCGCATCGGAATTGCAGCGGCCGCCGGCAAGGCCGTATTCGATGCGGGCGCGCTGGGTCAGGCCCAGATTAGCGCCTTCGCCCACCACCTTGGCGCCGACTTGGCCTGCATTGATGCGAATGGCATCGTTGGCGCGGTCGCCGACGTCCGGATGGGATTCGCCGGCTGCCTTGACATAGGTGCCGATGCCGCCGAACCACAAGAGGTCGACCGGGGCCCTCAGAATCGCGGTCATGATCTCGGCTGGCGAGGCCGTGGTTTTTCCTAAACCGATGGCGTCGGCGGCCGCCTGCGACAGCGTGATCGACTTCTGCGAGCGCGGAAAGATGCCGCCGCCGCGTGATATCTTCGATTTGTCGTAATCCTGCCAGCTCGAACGGCCGAGCTCGAAGACCCGCTTGCGCTCCGCGAAAGTCGTCGCCGGGTCCGGAGCCGGGTCGATGAAGATGTCACGGTGGTCGAAAGCGGCAATGAGGCGTATCTGCTCCGACAAGAGCATGCCATTGCCGAACACGTCGCCGGACATGTCGCCAACGCCGACGACCGTGAACGGCTCCGACTGGATGTCCCGGTTCATCTCGCGGAAATGTCGCTTCACCGCCTCCCAGGCGCCACGCGCGGTGATGCCCATCTTCTTGTGGTCATAACCGGCCGAGCCGCCGGAGGCGAAGGCGTCGTCGAGCCAGAAACCATGCTCCTGGCTGATGGCATTCGCGGTGTCGGAGAAGGTCGCCGTCCCCTTGTCGGCGGCGACCACGAAATAAGGATCGTCGCCGTCGCGCCGCACGACATGTTCGGGCGGCACGACCTTGTCGCCGTCGAGATTGTCGGTGATCGAAAGCAGGCTGGAGATGAAGTTGATGTAGGCGTTGCGGCCGGCCTCAAACACCTCGTCGCGACTGCCGCCCACCGGCAGCTTCTTGGGAAAGAAGCCGCCCTTGGCGCCAACCGGCACGATGACCGCGTTCTTGACCTGCTGCGCCTTGACCAGACCGAGCACCTCGGTGCGGTAATCCTGGGCCCGGTCCGACCATCTGAGCCCGCCACGCGCGACGGGACCGAAGCGCAGATGCACGCCTTCGACCTCCGGGCCGTAGACAAAGATCTCGCGCCACGGGCGCGGCTCCGGCAAGCCGGTGAGCATGCGCGAATCGAGCTTGAAGGCGAGCGACCGGCTTTCCGAGCCGTCGCGGGGCTTGAAGCAGCTCGTTCTCAGCGTCGACTGGATGAGATTCAGGAAGCGGCGGACGATGGTGTCGTCATCGAGCACCGGAACGTCCTCGAGCGCAGCCAGGATGGCCTCGACGGCAGCCTCCTGCCGGCGCGCCGCATCCGCATCGCCGACGGCAGGATCAAAGCGGGCCACGAAGAGTTCGTACAGCTGTCGGGCGATCTCCGGATAGCGGTTGAGCGCAGCGGCGATGAAATCCTGGCTCTGCGGGATTCCGGCCTGCTGGAGATAGCGGCCATAGGCGCGAAGGATGACGATCTCGCCCGCCTTCAGCCCGGCAGTCTGTACGAGGCCGTTATAGGCGTCATTGTCGGCAAGTCCGCGCCAGACAGCCAGGAACGCATCCTCGAACAGCGCCCCGTCGGTCTCGAGCGCGATCGTCTTGCCGACCGCGCTTTCCAGTTCCATGTCGTGCACGAATACGAGCCCGTTGCCCGCCGTCTCGATCTCGAAGGTGCGCTCCGAAATCACGCGGAAGCCCATGTTCTCCAGAAGCGGCACGCGCGAGGACAGCGAGACTGCCTCGCCGTGATGGTAGATCTTCAGCGCCGCCTGATGATCCTGCTGATCGCCGTGACGGTGGAAGTCGACGGCAATCGGATTGTCGGGCGAGAGCGGGTCGATGCGCTCCGCGTCGCGCAACGCCACCGCGGGCCTGAAGCTGTTGCGGTAAGCTTCCGGAAAGCGCGTGGCGATGCCGATGAGTTTCGCGCCGGCGCCGGCATCGGTCGCCGCTTCGCGCAGCGCGTCGTCCCAGGTTCGGACGATGCCGCGGATTTCGGCCTCGATCTCCGCCGAATCGACCTTCGGCGTCTTGCCGCCCGAGCGCCCGACGATGAAATGGACGCGCGCCAGCGAACCCTCCGGAAAGGCCGGGTAGTAGGCCGAAAGCCGCCCGTCGAAGACCTTCCTGAGATAGTCGCCGATCCTGGAGCGTGCCTCCGAATCGTAGCGGTCGCGCGGCACGAAGACGATCACCGAGACGAAGCGGTCAAACTGATCGACACGTACCAGAGCCCGCACCCGTGGCCGTTCGCCGAGCGCCAGAACTGCCATGGCATGGCGGCGCAGCATGGCGGTATCGATCTGGAACAACTCGTCGCGCGGATAGGATTCCAGGACGTTGATCAGCGCCTTGCCGGAATGGTCGGTCTTTTCGAATCCGGACTTGGTCATCACCCGCTCGGCCTTGGAGCGCAGATAGGGGATGCGGAACACCGAGCGGGTATAGGCCGTCGACGTGAACAGGCCGACGAGCCGCAATTCGCCCGAAAGCTTGCCGTCGGCATCGAAGGTCTTGACGCCGACATAGTCGAGATAGGCGCGCCGGTGGACGACCGAACGTGCATTGGCCTTGGTCACGATCAGCGGCTCGGGACCAAGCAGGAACTCGCGAATCTCGGGCGTTGTGATCGCCGAAGAGGTGCTGCCGCGCAGGATCTTGAGGTCCGGATCGGAGAGGATGCCGAGACCGCGATTGCCGGTCCGCTCCAGCGTTCCGTCCTTGCCCTCGCCGGTGTAGCGGTACTCGCGCATGCCGAGGAAGGTGAAGTTGTCGTCGCGCAGCCACTCCAGGAAGGCAACCGCCTCGGACACCGCTTCCGGCTCGAGCGGGATCGGCATGTAGCGATAGTCCGAGATGGTATGTTCGAGCCGCGCCAGCATCGGCTTCCAGTCGGTAACAGCTGCTCGCACCTGCTTCAGAACAGCAGCCAGCCGCGCCTTCAGGCCAGCCGCATCGTCTTCGGTGATGGCCGCGACATGGACATGGATGATGCTGACCTTGTCGCCTTCGGCGCGCCCGCCTGCGTCGCCGGATATGGCGCACACGCCATTCTCGTCATGGGTGACGATCAGCACCGGATGCGCGACAAGCAGCAGTTCCCCACCGTCGGCGCCAATCTCGCCCATGACCGAATCGAACAGAAACGGCATGTTGTCGTTGACGACGGTGATCGCGGTGAGCTGCCTGCCGTCGCGCTCGACACCACTGTCGCGCACGATCTCGATGACGCTCTCACCCTTGCGGTGTCCGAGCAACGCGCTGCGCACCAGTTCTGCAGCCCGCGCCAGAGCACCAGGCTCGTAGGCGGCGACATCTTCTGCCGGCGCGCGCGAAAGAAGCAGTTCCTTGAAGTCGATCTTGCTGCCGCCGGCGGGGTCGGCGCCGCCCTTGCCTGCCTTGGACCTCGCCTTGCCCTTGCTCGCAGCCATGCTTTCCTCCGGCGGGAATTTTTCGCTATCGTATCAGAGACAATCACGATTGCGACCCCGGCCGGGGGTCGCGTCACAGTCGAATATGCGGGACAGGTGGACAACGAAAGATGACAGCAGCCAAGGACGCCGTAACGGCCCTCGATCTGGCGCCGTCCGGAGAACTCAGCCCGGAAACCAGGGCCTATTTCGACAAGTGCCAGGAAAAGCTCGGCCTCGTGCCGAACGTGCTCTTGTCCTACGCCTTCGACGAAAAGAAACTACGAGCCTTCACCGACATGTACAACGACCTGATGCTGGGTGATTCCGGCCTGTCGAAGCTCGAACGCGAGATGATCGCGGTCGCGGTCTCCTCGGTCAATCACTGCTTCTACTGCCTGACCGCGCATGGGGCGGCCGTGCGCCAGCTCTCGGGGGACCCCGCACTAGGCGAGATGATGGTGATGAACTACCGCGCCGCCGATCTGGGCGAGCGCCAGAAGGCGATGCTTGATTTTGCGGTCAAGCTGACCGAGGCGCCCGACCGGATCGAGGAGAGCGACCGGGCGGCTTTGCGCGAGGTTGGCTTTTCCGATCGCGACATCTGGGACATTGCTTCGACAGCAGCCTTCTTCAACATGTCCAACCGCGTTGCCGCCGCCGTCGACATGCGGCCGAACCCGGAATACCACACCACGGCACGATAACCCTCAAAAGCCCTCGCCCGCTCTCGCGAAAACGTTATTTCGTGTTTATGTTAAACAATGCGAGGAAGTGAGGGTGAACGGTCAGCATCGGCCGGGCGACAACGGAGGGAAACATGCCGAAATTTCTCTATGTCTATCACGGTGGCAGCGTGCCGGAATCCGAGGAGGAAGGCAAAAAGGTCATGCAGGCCTGGATGGATTGGATGGGATCGCTGGGCGATGCCATCATCGACGGCGGCAACCCTGTCGGCATGTCGAAGACCGTCGTGCCCGGAGGCAAGGTCGAGGCCAATGGCGGCGCCAACCCGGCCAGCGGCTACAGTCTGATCAACGCTGCCGACATGGACGATGCGCTCGCGAAGGCCAAGGGCTGCCCGATCCTCGATGCCGGCGGCAGCGTCGAGGTCGCCGAGACGATGGACATGTAATCACCTGCCGGTGGCCGTCAGCGCGATGCGATCGCGGCCGCTGCGCCCGCCATGGTCGTCGCGCTGACCCGGTTGGCGACCCGCATGGCGCGCGCGCTGCGCAGCAGGCGTCGGGCCTGCGCGGCGGCAAGAACCCAGGCCAGATCGATCAGGATCAGCACCACCGCCATCGTTGCGGTGAGTTCGACCCAGCCAAGGAGGCCGACCGAGGCCAGGTCGACGATGGTCGGCAGCAGCGCAAGGTAGAACATCATGATCTTGGGGTTGCCTAGGGTGACCGCCATGCCGGCGAGAAACAGCCGCCACGGCGAATCCTGGCGCGGCAATTCATCTTCGCCCTGAACGACGACCGGCGCTGTCCACATCTTAAAGGCCAGCCACACTAGATAGGCGACTCCGACCCATTTGATCACGACGAAGACGACATGGAAGCTCTGCGCAACGACGGCCAGTCCGAAGACGGCCAGCGACAGCCAGATCGCCTCGCCGATCCACATCGCCGCAAGGAAGGGGAACACGTCACGAAAGCCCTTCGAGATGACCCGCGCCACCAGCGCGGCGATGCTTGGCCCCGGCGAGCCGGCGGCGACAAGCAGGGCGCCGGCGAAGATGATGAGCGAGGCGAGGTCCATGGGCAATTCCTTCCGGCCACGAAGCCGCGAAGTATGGCCATGCTTCACCTGTACGGCAAGCCGCCGCTGGTCAGCCTGCTGACGGCGCGTCCCCCCCAATAATGCGCCCGAGCGCAAGCAGCATGTGCGCCTCGATATCATCGCGTAGGCGCGCACGCACAGCTGTGCGTTCCTCGACGAGGTAGAGATCGACCAGCGTGCCCAACAGTACGTTGAGAAAGGTCAGCGACGCTCGGTCGACCCGACCGGCGCCGGGCGCAAATCGCTCGAGGAACGGCGCCAGAATGTCACCGGCGATACGATCCTCGGCCTCGCCCTGGTCGTGCTCGACCGGGCGGATGCGGCGCATGGCGCGCAAGAGTCGCGCATGCGCCGGGATGGCCTCGGCGGCGTCGAGGTAGACGCGGAGCAATTTTCGCGCGGCGACTTGGGCCGCAAGGCCCTGTTCCAGCCCCTCCAGCGCCTGGCTGCAGGCTTGGACGACCCGGGCGACGGTTTCGTCATAAGCGGCCAGCAACAGCGCATCGCGGTCCGGGAAATAGCGATAGACCGAACCGACCGCGACACCGCATTCCGCCGCGACCCGCGACGTTGTCACCGTTTCCTCGCCGAACTCGGCGAT contains:
- the purH gene encoding bifunctional phosphoribosylaminoimidazolecarboxamide formyltransferase/IMP cyclohydrolase encodes the protein MAVASKNIPAPDLVPVRRALLSVSDKVGLAAFARTLAASGVELVSTGGTSRAIAEAGLAVTDVADITGFPEIMDGRVKTLHPLVHGGLLGVRDDPGHTAAMETHGIRPFDLVVINLYPFEEVRFAGGDYPTTVENVDIGGPAMVRAAAKNHAYVAVLTEPADYARVLEALAGNAGGLPYRLRQELAAKAFARTAAYDAAISGWFAETLALDAPDYRAFGGRLAAEMRYGENPHQSAGFYRSGEKRHGVATARQVQGKQLSYNNINDTDAAFELAGEFDPARTAAVAIIKHANPCGVAEGADLKEAYLKALACDPVSAFGGIVALNRALDAEAAEEIVKTFTEVIIAPGANPEAEAVIAAKKNLRLLLTDGLPDPRAGGLAVKSVAGGLLVQSRDNAVIDDLDLKVVTRRAPDAREMADLRFAFRVAKHVKSNAIVYARDLATVGIGAGQMSRVDSSRIAARKALDAAEAKGLAEPLTKGSVVASDAFFPFADGLLAAVEAGATAVIQPGGSMRDDEVIAAADEHGIAMVVTGIRHFRH
- a CDS encoding MFS transporter, whose amino-acid sequence is MDEAVERRASRRGIWGWMFFDWAQQPFHTLIITFVFAPYFAASVASDAARGQELWGYATGIGGLLIALSSPVLGAIADATGPRKPWILFFSVLGVVGCFMLWQAVPGMENIGPVLFFVALAVFGMEFAAVFNNAMMPDLVPRSELGRLSGSAWGLGYVGGLITLICVLGLMSASPETGRTLLGLEPIFGLDPATHEGDRASGPFTAIWYIVFALPMFLFTPDVVRRASASGAVRRGLAQLGRTLKSLPSQRSYFSFLISSMFYRDALNALYTFGGIYAAGVLGWSIIQIGIFGILANITGAVGAWFGGRIDQRFGPRFVVACCAVLLTVSCLLVISTTKTEILFMTVAASGEGSRLPDIMFYFAGGVIGAAGGAIQASSRTLLVDQVERERVTEAFGLYALSGKATTFIGPLAIAVATGFFASEAFGLSAQDAQRLGVTPIIVLFALGLVLLPWVKSRHQGAAAATES
- a CDS encoding NAD-glutamate dehydrogenase is translated as MAASKGKARSKAGKGGADPAGGSKIDFKELLLSRAPAEDVAAYEPGALARAAELVRSALLGHRKGESVIEIVRDSGVERDGRQLTAITVVNDNMPFLFDSVMGEIGADGGELLLVAHPVLIVTHDENGVCAISGDAGGRAEGDKVSIIHVHVAAITEDDAAGLKARLAAVLKQVRAAVTDWKPMLARLEHTISDYRYMPIPLEPEAVSEAVAFLEWLRDDNFTFLGMREYRYTGEGKDGTLERTGNRGLGILSDPDLKILRGSTSSAITTPEIREFLLGPEPLIVTKANARSVVHRRAYLDYVGVKTFDADGKLSGELRLVGLFTSTAYTRSVFRIPYLRSKAERVMTKSGFEKTDHSGKALINVLESYPRDELFQIDTAMLRRHAMAVLALGERPRVRALVRVDQFDRFVSVIVFVPRDRYDSEARSRIGDYLRKVFDGRLSAYYPAFPEGSLARVHFIVGRSGGKTPKVDSAEIEAEIRGIVRTWDDALREAATDAGAGAKLIGIATRFPEAYRNSFRPAVALRDAERIDPLSPDNPIAVDFHRHGDQQDHQAALKIYHHGEAVSLSSRVPLLENMGFRVISERTFEIETAGNGLVFVHDMELESAVGKTIALETDGALFEDAFLAVWRGLADNDAYNGLVQTAGLKAGEIVILRAYGRYLQQAGIPQSQDFIAAALNRYPEIARQLYELFVARFDPAVGDADAARRQEAAVEAILAALEDVPVLDDDTIVRRFLNLIQSTLRTSCFKPRDGSESRSLAFKLDSRMLTGLPEPRPWREIFVYGPEVEGVHLRFGPVARGGLRWSDRAQDYRTEVLGLVKAQQVKNAVIVPVGAKGGFFPKKLPVGGSRDEVFEAGRNAYINFISSLLSITDNLDGDKVVPPEHVVRRDGDDPYFVVAADKGTATFSDTANAISQEHGFWLDDAFASGGSAGYDHKKMGITARGAWEAVKRHFREMNRDIQSEPFTVVGVGDMSGDVFGNGMLLSEQIRLIAAFDHRDIFIDPAPDPATTFAERKRVFELGRSSWQDYDKSKISRGGGIFPRSQKSITLSQAAADAIGLGKTTASPAEIMTAILRAPVDLLWFGGIGTYVKAAGESHPDVGDRANDAIRINAGQVGAKVVGEGANLGLTQRARIEYGLAGGRCNSDAIDNSAGVNSSDVEVNIKIALAAAMRTDKLARPARNKLLASMTEEVAELVLTNNYRQTLSISLAERRGLSDLGHQARFMTALEARGLLDRVVETLPGDQQIAERTARGEPLTRAELGVLLAYAKIVLFADLVESRLPDDPHFADDLVSYFPRQMEKKYAGEIAGHRLRREIISTLLANDAINRGGPSFVSRLQDITACTPVEAVGAFVVVRDGFELDAVFDDIDALDNKVDGEAQLGFYQAVGRLIHSASAWMIKNGDNVSPVGERIAELRKARRFLEPKFAELLPDFMQARLAERVHEFHVAGAPEKLAAILAYFGHAEIVPDIDLVAQRANADLERAARTYLGITEAFRIARVEDAARAVSPVDYYDGLALSRANDMIGAARRGMAVSALCRHDKAEDPVAAWIEAGGSRVSRARERLQALTEGGDLSLSRLTVAAGMMADLADI
- a CDS encoding peroxidase-related enzyme, giving the protein MTAAKDAVTALDLAPSGELSPETRAYFDKCQEKLGLVPNVLLSYAFDEKKLRAFTDMYNDLMLGDSGLSKLEREMIAVAVSSVNHCFYCLTAHGAAVRQLSGDPALGEMMVMNYRAADLGERQKAMLDFAVKLTEAPDRIEESDRAALREVGFSDRDIWDIASTAAFFNMSNRVAAAVDMRPNPEYHTTAR
- a CDS encoding YciI family protein, encoding MPKFLYVYHGGSVPESEEEGKKVMQAWMDWMGSLGDAIIDGGNPVGMSKTVVPGGKVEANGGANPASGYSLINAADMDDALAKAKGCPILDAGGSVEVAETMDM
- a CDS encoding LysE family translocator; this translates as MDLASLIIFAGALLVAAGSPGPSIAALVARVISKGFRDVFPFLAAMWIGEAIWLSLAVFGLAVVAQSFHVVFVVIKWVGVAYLVWLAFKMWTAPVVVQGEDELPRQDSPWRLFLAGMAVTLGNPKIMMFYLALLPTIVDLASVGLLGWVELTATMAVVLILIDLAWVLAAAQARRLLRSARAMRVANRVSATTMAGAAAAIASR
- a CDS encoding TetR/AcrR family transcriptional regulator; its protein translation is MSDATAREQAYRPRQTRALQTRAALIAAAERLIAEFGEETVTTSRVAAECGVAVGSVYRYFPDRDALLLAAYDETVARVVQACSQALEGLEQGLAAQVAARKLLRVYLDAAEAIPAHARLLRAMRRIRPVEHDQGEAEDRIAGDILAPFLERFAPGAGRVDRASLTFLNVLLGTLVDLYLVEERTAVRARLRDDIEAHMLLALGRIIGGDAPSAG